Within the Sporocytophaga myxococcoides DSM 11118 genome, the region GGTTCAATTGGACATATCAGCAAACCAATAGCAGAAAATCTTATTAAAGCTGGCAAGAATGTAACTATTATCACCAGCGATGTCAATAAGGTAAGCCAGATTGAAGCGCTTGGGGCTAAAGTGCTGACAGGCTCTCTGGAAGATAGTCAATTTGTGAAAGATGCCTTTAAAAATGCAGAGGTAGTTTATACCATGATTCCTCCATTGATGAAAACCAATGACCTGAGAGGATCTCAACTTAAAATTGCTTCCAATTATGCTGAATCTATTCGCGCAAATAAAATACCATATGTAGTTACGTTGAGCAGTATCGGTGCACATTTGGGAAAGGGCTGCGGTCCGGTAGATGCTTTGGCAGCCTATGAAAAGATGCTGGATCAGATACCAGGCTTAAATGTAAAGCATCTCAGACCATCATACTTTTTCTATAATCTTTTTAATCAAATAGGTTTAATAAAAAATCTGGGGATTGCGGGAGGTAATTTTGGAAATAGTGATGCAAAGCTTCCACTTGTACATACTAATGATATTGCCGCGGCTGCAACTGATGAATTGCTGCACCTTAATTTTAAAAGTAGTTCCTTTAGGTATGTTGTGAGTGATTTCAGAACAACACAAGAGATAGTGCAGGTTCTGGGAAAAGCAATAGGAAAAGATTTTCCATGGGTTGAATTTACAGACGAACAGCAGAAAGAAGGACTTCTGAATGCCGGACTCTCCGACAGCCATGCGGAAGCATTCACTGAAATGGGTATTGCAATAAGAACAGGGAAAATGTTCGAAGACCTTTATAAACATCAACCAGCTCTCAGTCCTGCCAAGCTTGAAAACTTTGCCAGTGAATTTACCTTTATCTATAACTCTTAATGAACAGTTCAACCATCAGGTATTTTATTATGAATACCTGATGGTTTTAAATCAAGATCTCTCCCAAAGCTACACCATGGCCAATCCCCAGACAGGTCACAATTTTCCTTCAGCTAAAACCTTTACATTTAATGGAATCAATATTCTAAATTCATCTTTCCTATTTTAGGAAACTCAACTGAACAACAATTTACCATTTTAAGATTTATCCTGGAGTAGCTACTTGATTTAAATAAAAGGTTTACCCAAGCTCTGTTGATATAGACAGAGTGGGTATGGTGATGGGCCATGGAGCATGTTAAAGTTAGAAAGATTATAACTTAAAGATTTTTTACTTTGAACTTTAAACTTTGTACTTTTTTACTTACTACTTAAAACTTATTACTTAAAACATTTTACTTCTTCTTTTCATAAATTAAAAAGCAGAATTTGTAAAGCAAAAGACCCACCTTATAAATTACTCCCCAAGTGATTGATCTGAACTAAATAAATTGGAAGAAAAATTTATCTATTCTATGATCAAAATTAAAAAGTCCATCTACAGCATTATGATGCTGTTTGCTGTAGGAACAGCAGTGGCGCAAGTACCAGCAACAGAATTAGCATATCCAAGACCCGAGAGAATCGATGATTTTGGATCAGCTGTAGCTGTTTATGACCATTACACGGTTGCATCCTCAGAATTTGAGAATGACAATTATTATAACGGTGGAGCAGGAACGTACCACGGTACAATCCGCTTATTCAGTAACAATCAATATGTGAGAACATATACATATGGGAATGGCGCCAGCATTGGTCTGGGGAAAAAGAATAATGTAGCTATAGGTTCTCAATGTATAGCTGCAGGTGCCCCTTCTTATGTAACAGGTGGTGCAAGCGCTGGTTTGGTAATCATTGCAAACAAACTGAATAACGGCGAATACCATACTACCTTAAACTACCATCTTTTGCCTGAGGCAAATGATGTGGTGTCTGGTTTGCAATTTGGTGATGCTGTTGCCACTGACGGAGACTGGATTGCTGTCGGAGCACCGGGCAGAAATAATTCAGAAGGCGGTGTATGTATGTTTCAGAGAACGGGTTACCTTCAGTGGGTACGCAGAGGCTGGATTCCTGTAACCGGACTTCAGTATGCAGACTACTTTGGTAAGGTTGTAAAACTTTCAGGTGATCAGTTAATTGTAACAGGAGGATCCAAAGTTTACATTTATAAACTTACTAATGGTACCTGGACAAGCGTTGCTCAGCTTTCAAATGTTTCTGGTTATGGTTATAGCCAGGTAGACATTACAGCAAGCCATGCTGCAGCTTCAACTTTTGGTTCAAATGGCGAATACATTGTTCAGCTATTTAAAAAATCAGGAACAAATACATGGGCCCTTCATCAGACTTTGACTGGACCTGCTAGATTTGGTCTGAACGTTGCAATCAGCGGACAGGGGCTGATCATTTCAAATAATGAAAGAGTATATTATTATCAACTGCAAGGAAGTCCGTTTAATCTGATTGGTTCAATTTACATTCCTCAAAATAATCTAGCAACGGGCAGAAAAGACAAAGTAACTGTAGGAAATTCGATAGACATCCACAATGAGAGAATCATTGTAGCTGCAGTGAATACAAACTACACTTTTAATGATAATGCAGGAGCTGTATTTACAGACTCTTTCTGGAATGGATGGGCTAATTCAAATAATTTAAGATCTGCAGAAACTGAAATGGAAACTGCATCTGTCTTTTCTGTTTATCCGAATCCTTCAGCAACAAACGTTTCTGTTACTGCTGCAGGAGAAATTGTGAAAGCTACTGCTACAAGCACTACAGGTGAAGTTATCAATCTTGGATTTGCTGAAAAAATGCTTTTGGTAGATGGACTAAACACAGGTCTATATCAAATAAAGGTAGAAACCACTAATGGTTCATTCACTACAAAGTTTGTAAAACAATAATATTATTCATTATATAAAAAGACATCATGAAAACTCATGACGTCTTTTTATTTTTTTCTTACTCTAATCCGTGGCCTACCACCCGACAGGCCACATTTTTCCTTCGGCCACATAAAATTAATTTGACTTTATTTAAATTTGAGTACTCGTAATTCCTTTTATTTTTTTCCTACAGGCTCCCGTATAAATGTCGCACCCTTTTGCTGATGCTCAAGTCTGACACTTCCTTTAGGTTCTTTCTTCATGCTCGTATCTGCCTTGGCTCCTACACTACCTTTGGTTATGGTCACACCACCATCCACTGAATAAAGCGCACCTGTAACATAAGAAGCTTCATCAGAAGCCAGGAATAAATATACATTGGCAATTTCTTCCGGTGTTCCTTTTCTTCCTATTGCAGTTGCATTCACAAAGGACTCAACCATTTCTTCAGTCACCCCGCTTTCATCCGTATTCAACCAGGAAGTATTTATCGGTCCGGGACAAACACAATTAGCTCTTACGCCATATCTCGCTTGTTCAATTGCAACTCCGCGCATGAATGCATGGATAAAAGCTTTGGTTCCTCCGTAAGGAGTATTATCCGCTATTCCTATCTTACCCGCTTCAGAACCGGCAGACACAATGTTTCCTTTACTTTTCTGAAGCTCAGGTAAAGCATATTTGGTCATCATGAATACCGATTCAATATTGTTTTTAACAAGGTATCTGAATGCTTCATTCGAATATTCTGTCAACTCATTGATCTCAGGAAACACTCCGGCATTGTTAATCAGAATATCAAGCTTCCCAAAAGTATCTACAGCAGTCTGTATACATGCTTTTGCATTTCCTTCTTCTGAAATATCGCCCTTGAAAACCACTGCTTCTCCACCTTCGTCTTTTATATATTTAACCGTATCACTCACAGGATCTTCGGGAAAGCCGCATACTACAACTTTTGCACCTTCCTGAGCAAATCGTTTGGCGATAGCCTCTCCAATTCCTGTTCCCGCCCCGGTAACTATAGCCACTTTATCCTCAAGTCTTCTCATATCATTCATTGCTCTTCTTGCATAAGGAACATTCTATTTACTTTGCCGGTTCAACTTATTACCATACCAAATGGTAGCTATGATTTATAGGTCATTTAAGATTACAATAGAATGTTAAAAGCTTAATTTTTTTTAACATTTTGCATAGTGGCCTCAGAGAATAGGCCATAGAGGAGTATTATGATTATTAGATTTAATGGTCTTTAAATTTGTTCCCTTAACGATTAAAAAACGAGTACCCAATGTTGATGTACAGCAGAAAGTCCTGTTGCTGATTGCTTTTGAAAACGGACATCTCAATGGGGCCAGCGGGGGAATTGAAGCCAACCGTAATTCCATAACCCCATAAAAAATGTTCGGGATCAGTATCCGAAAGAGTGAATTGGTTGATGCGCTGGCCCGCCGTGGCCACATTTACTCTAGGGATGATATACAGTACTTTGAAGAGTTGCTGTTGCACTCCCAATTGGACGTTGACTACATTGTTCATTAAAAAAGGAGATAATCGGTGGCCAAACTCCTTGATACCAACAAAGGGAATGTTCCGTTGGAAATTTTCCCGCATCCCGCCCAATCCATAAAAATGGCTCAAAGTCAAATCGGTGTTATAGGTGAAGCCGGCAAAACCTGAGGAAGTCAAGGTAGTGGTGCGGCTTAAAGGCAAGTAGTTTTGAATGCTTGCATATACTTGTTGAAAGCTGGACTTAATATCTTGCTTGCTCAGAGGCAGATCTGGTAGCACAAGACCAATGTCCACCCCTGCTTCATTGGCCATGCGATAGCGGTAGTTGAATACCTGGGAGGCCGATGCATAGATTTTCCACCCTCTTGAAGGATAGTTGACTGCGTTCAGTGTGTTCAGTCGAAGCATGAAATAGGCGGCAAAATTGCGGCTCTGCACATAGGTGGCGATATTGGCGCTGTTGACCAGATTGCGCATATTGGAGTATTCATTTTGTATGCCGATATGAGCACTTGCCTCATTGGCTATTTTCCGTTGAAGTTCCAGGCCTACAGAATAGGTATTCATCTTACTCAATCGGGAAATACTCAACACATTCCCAATTGCAAGAGTAGTAGGCACATCGTATTGATCAAATGTTCCAAAGAGATTTAGTTGTGAGAGGCGTTTAAGTCCAAAATATTTTCCATACTGGCTTCTTGCACGAAGGTTGTCCCCAATACTTAAATTGGTATAGAAGCGGGAGTTTTGCAAGAACAAGTTTTTGGCAGTAAACTTAAAGATGAAAGATGTTTTAAAAAAGGTGTTGTAGTTAAAGTCCAGCTTGGCAGTATAGCGGCTCGATTCTATCACGTGAATGATCAAACTGTTTTCACTCGGATCTTCGCCAAAATCCATCTCATAATTAATCTTCCTAAAATTCAAGGTACCCATTAACTGGTTAATGGCCTTGTCCAGTTCTTCACAGGAGATCGGTTTGCCGCATTCTAACCCCAGACTACCGATCACGTAGGAAGAGGAATACGTTTTCAAACCCCGAACTTCGATTTCAGCAAAAGAAAAGGAAGGTCGTTTAGGAAGTTGAACCGTGCGTTCAAATTCTCCGGGATATAAAGCGTTCAAAGAATCCTTTAAGGCCAAGAGCGCAGTACGCACCGAATCCCCCTTTGCTCTCCCAACCTTTATAATTGCCTCCGCTTTGGGAAAGTCTCCTACTGAAAAGCGATTCAGGTCGGGTTCTATCAGGAGGTCTACCATTTTTTTCTGTCTTTCCACATCCACGCTTCCCGCAAGCGACATGGCCTGAAACAATACGTTAGCGATGGAGTGCAGTTTGTTTGCCGGTAAGGCAGCCGAACTTACATTTACTCCAATAATAATGTCAGCCCCCATTTCCTTGGCTTCGATAACAGGGAAGTTGCGAAGTATCCCTCCGTCTATCAAGTATTTTCCTTCGTACATCACTGGTGTGAAAAAAGTAGGAATGGCCATGCTCGCCCGCAGCGCATTGGCAATATTCCCGCTGTCCAGGACCTCTACTGCCCCCGTTTCAATATTTGTGGCGATGCATTTAAAAGGAATAGGATAGTCAGTGAATTTCGGTCTGTCCGCTACCGGCTGGATCAAGCGGGCAAATTCCAAACCCAACATATGTCCTTCTAACAAACCATTGGGCATTCTTACCCTTTTCTCTTCAAAACTAAGTTCAAAATTATATTGCCCATACTCCGCCTTGTCTTCAGGCGATAAATAGTTCAAGGGAATCTGGTTGGAAAGTAAGAGGTCCCATTTTTCTGAAACTGCTATTTTGTGGATGCTGTCTGCCGAATAGCCCATGGCGTACAAAGCACCAACAATGCTGCCCATGCTGGTGCCTGTGATGTAGTCCACTTTTAAGCCCACCTCATCCAATACTTCTAAAATGCCGATGTGACCAAGTCCTTTGGCACCACCTCCGCTTAATACCAATCCTATTTGGGGTCGTGTCTGAGTTTGCGCATGACTTCCAAAGGAAAGGCATAACAAAAGCGACAAAGAGTAATAGAAAAAACGCATAGCAAGGAATCAGAGAAACAGTTAATAATTATGACAAAAAAACGATTGAAAGTCTTTACCAATCAAGCTCTGGCTGAATAACTTATTATTCAATACAGACCATATTTCTGATCTCAATTTCAGAGAATAATTTATGGAACTGATAAACAAGAGAATAATTAAGAAAAAAACGTTTGAAGCGTATTTTTTAATTTGCATAATAAGAATACTATTAATCAAAGATACCAATAATTTAGGGCTTTTTTAAACGAAAACCTCCTCTCCCTAGCTGGCTTACACAAGGATTTAACAAACTGATTATCTGTTCACTAATTCAATCTCTTAATTCCTTTATTATCGAATGTTTGTACGAAAAAAAGAGGAACAATAGAGAAGAAATAAAACAAAATATTATTTCGAAAAAAGTAAAATTTCTTTGTAAAATATTTTCAACAAGAACATGACACACTCAAATCTGATTGGTATAAGGAATAAAAAATGTAAGTTTCATTATCACCTATGTCCAGTCTGATAGTTTAATCTTTAAATGAATCTTGCCACCCATATTAAAACCTTCAATTACATTCCCGTCATTTTCATTGTTGTACAAAAAATAAGGCCCAATCTCATCCAGCATTTTTATACTCAAAGAAGAATATTCAAAATAGATGATCCATGAAAAAGGGACACTCGCTTTCCCCGGAAAGTCAACAATTTGAAGCAAAACTCCTTCTTTTATTTCCTTCATGAAAGTTGAGATGACTTTATTATGAAGGCCAGCTATCTCCGGACTGGTCTTAGCCAAATACAATGTGGTATCTTCATCATATACATCTGAATGCCAATAATCCTCAAGCCTGAAGTATTCCTCATAATCAAGCTCTACTAATTCAATGCTAAAATTATCTTTTTCAATCAGGAAATATGGCTTCTGCTCCTTCTCTATTATTTCAGGCTCCTTATTTCCAATTGAAAAAAGCCTACCTAAGCCTAACCAAACAAGAATGATAATTAAACCTACAAGTATTACCGAAATAAGAATAATTAAGACTACAAGTAATAGAGGAGCAAGTATCAATAGAATAGGCACCTTAATTATTGCAGGCATTGTTGATTCTGGTTTATAAGAATAAACCTTCTCAAACTCAATTTTCATTATAGAACTATTAATATAAATTTTAGAATCCGATATTTAATAAAAGGACCTTTTCTCTGACTCTTGTCTTGAAGGAGAAGGAAATAATATATAATTTCAAGACTAATATTGTTTTACATATCTATCAAGACCTTACCCTAAATCCCTTTACTGAATGAAAGGGATTTTAATGAGTATGATAGTTTCAATATTAATACTGAACAAAACTATACCTATACATCTCACTTGACTCCTGCCCTTCTGGCATATAAGCCATAAAAAATCCATCTTCAGCAAAGTAAAATTGAAAAGGTGAAAGAGGAATCACATACATTTTAGATTCACCTGTAATAATGTTATAACTGAACAATTCAGAGTCGTTCGAATCGGTTTTATAAAAAAACAATTTGTCTTTATAAGGGAATTTTAAAACGCAATAATCATTTCCATTTTTGATAACATTTCCATTTCCTAAAATCATATCATTATTTACGAAGTTGATCTTATATAGAAGAGTATCCCCTTTGGAAAAAGAAATTTCTTCAAGATCATATATATAGTATAATGAATCGTTATAAAATAAGAGTTCATCAAAATTGAATACCTTATTATAGTCCTCAATGAATAACCTCTTTTTATTACTATTTAAAACTAATGTATTGGTTTTTAAATTTGGCAACTCCAGATTAGAGATCGCGAAAAATGCGGTGGAGGGAACACCTGCATCATCTGTAATCATAATTTTAACCTTGCCGGTATTATTCCTCCCCAGCTTGGTTTCAGATGGTGTATATCCACCTCTAATATTCTCTCTGAGAAAATCTTTTGCATACTTCATCAAATCAATTTGACTATAAACCTTTCCAGAAAAAGGATTATAAACATCAATCAAACTTTCTTCTTCATGTAAGTTTGCAGCAATTTTATCTCTGCTGAATGCCAAGAAAAACAAACCGCTTTGTTCCAGCTCAAATACCTTCTTATTAATACTATTGATACTAATACTGTCTATAGCAGTTACATTCAGATATTTTTCAAAATTGACAGTATCAGAAACTACTACTTTATTACTATTAGCAATAGCCGCTCTGCCAAAACTGTCCTCTGCTGTCTTTACTTCTTCTTTCTCTTTTTCCTTTACACTGCAACTTGCAATATAAAAGAATATGATAGCGATGATTACTCTTTTCATTAATATTCAATTAATAGTATTATTTTATTTACCCTCCCTCTCACCGCACCATACACAACTATTTCAAAGTCCCGAATAACCTGTCCCAAACCTTGGTATAAAACCCGAAGTTGTGTTGCTCATGCTGATGATGATCCACATGGAAGCCTGTATTGGCGAGCCATTGAAAACATACATTGTATTTAACCGCTTTCGGTACGATTTCTTTACGCAGATGCCCGATAATGCCCATGGCAACATTAAATACCAGGTAAAGCATTACTGCATAGATAGAAAAATCCACAGCAAATAATAACATCAGCCAGAGCGATCCGAATCCCATCACTTCTATCGGGTGCAGGACAAACAAAGAAATAGCCGTTGGCGTATCATATGCATGATGAAGATCATGATACCTGTATACGAAACTCATCTTGTGTATTGCCCGGTGAAATACATACATCAACAGATCCATTGCAAAGATCAATACCACAAAATCGATCAATATATTTAAAAGATCGGATTCCAAATGGAAAACAATAAAGCCGTATTTGAAAAGCAGATACCCTGCAAGCGTTACAAGTGTGTTAAAGAATATAGTAGCAAAGGTCCAGTAAATTTCTTTTAAGCTGATCAGGCGTTTCATTTCCGTCAGCAAACCATCAAAGGTAAAACCCAATAGCACAGCCATAAGTGCAATAGCTGCATTTTCCACTAAGAACAAAAGGAATAAGGAAATAAGATTTAAACTGTATAAATAAGCAAAGAACGCTTGCATGTACTAAATATTTTATAAACAAAATGAAAAGGTAATTTCGTCGCAGAAAAGAACTATCTTCTGTCTGCTGATCATCTAAATTACTCATTTTCTATCCTATGTTCAAATTATTCAATTGGCTTTTTAAGGAGCTTATGTTACAGAAACATACATGTGTGAATATATTTGCAATCACGTATTATATTGTGCTCCAGGGAAGAGGAATGAAACGCTGCAAGTTCTCAATCACACCTATCCAACTCTATCCTTATTTCCTGTACAGATCGATATGAATGATCTCCCCATTGCCTGTTAATATAATTAACCAGGTTGGTGATCTCTATATCTGATAATTCATTGTTTCCAGGCATACTTCCAATGAACTTTTGTCCATTAACAATAATGGTATCATTCATACCATTTCTTACTATACAAGGAAGTTCAGACTTTTTATCAATCAAAAAGTCTGAACCTGAAAGAGGTGGGATTAACTTTTTTAATCCCTCTCCTTCTTTACCATGACAATTAGAACATTTCTTTTGATACGTTTTTTCACCTGTAGTCCCGTCTGCACAGGATGCCAGCAATATAAAAAGAATAACCAGGTATATTAATTGCTTACTTGCCTTCATTGAGAAGAAGTTTTATATCCTCTATAAGTTTTGCTGTAGCCTTATCATCCGTTCCATCATAGTAACCTCTTATCCTTCTTTTTTTGTCAATAAGAATGAGTGCTCCACTATGGATAAATCCACCCGGAGCCTCTTTGTCTTCTTGCGCACTTACCAGATAACTCTTTGCTATTGCATAAACAGAATCTTTCGAACCATATACAAGATGCCATTTAAAAGAATTTATATCTAACCTGTTTGCATAATCTTTTAATACAGGAATAGAATCATGTAAAGGATCTATAGTATGAGATAGAAAAGAAACCGTATTGCTATCTTTGTATTGATCATATACCTTCAACAGATTACTTTTCATCACAGGACAAATTGTGGGACATGTCGTGAAGAAGAAATCTGCAATGTAAATTTTATCATTGAATGTAGCAAGACTTACCCAGTTACTGTCCTGATCCCGGAATCTAAAATCAGGGATGGTGTGGTAAATGGTGTCTTCTACTATATTTCCCTTCTCATTCCTTTCAGCCAATTCCTTAGGGCCCAGAATAGGAAGTTGTCTCGGTGCCTTATTACAAGCCACCATCACATAGAGACCAATTATGAGTAATAGAATTTTACTTTTAACCATTTTGTTAGTGCTTGTATTTATTAAGTATTATCTGACCCGAATCAAGACTGTTTTCGATCACCTCCTTTACATTTGTTATGACAACTATCTGATCATTGTAATATTTCTCTTTGACGCTCTTATCAATGGATTCAGAAGGTTCTTTATAATTCCTCATCCAGCCCATCATGGCTTCATCAGCTTCCTCAAGACGTTTAATCTGAAGCGATATTTCTTTTTTATTATCCTCATTTATTGTAGAATTGTTTAATTGCTTCAGCTCTTCTTTAAGAGTGACAATTTTATCCATCTTTTCCATTTCACTGTCATGCAAGGCCATCAACTTCTCTCTTTTTGAAGCTCCACTTTCTGAGCAGGAAGATAAAGTATAAAGACAAACACCAGTTAGAAAGAGCGTTTTGCAGATGTATTTTTTGAGTCCCGAATAGGTGCACTTCATGAATTCGCTTTCATTCTTCATATAAACTTTATTAATGTTTAGGATTAGTGTTTTAATTCCTGTCGTTAGAATAATGCCTTGATTAGTTTATAATAAATCTCTTTGCTTTAGTTTTGTCACTTTTCTATAAGCCAGCGAGAACTATAGCATTAATCAAGTTAATGTTTTATTCTATCGATCTGTCAAAGCCTTTAAAAAGCTTATCAAATCAGCCTTTTCCTGATCTGTAATATTTAAAGGTTGTATGATCGGACTTTTGTTAGGATGCTTATGACCTCCTTTACTGTAATGATCAATAACCTCCTCCAACGTAGCCATGCTCCCGTCATGCATATAAGGAGCAGTTTTTTCAACGTTACGAAGAGAGGGAACTTTAAACTTACCTATGTCCGATGGGTTTTGAGTAATCCTTGCCCTGCCTGAATCTGCATATACCGAATATAGCCCGTTATTACGAAAACTGTTATCTGTAAATGTAAAACCTGTGTGACAATGAAAGCATTCTCCTTCTTCTCCGAAAAAGAGATTCATTCCGTTGATCTGAGACTGAGTAAGAGCACTGGGATTTTCATCTGAATATTCGTCATATGCAGAGCTGCCGCCATACAAAGTTCTTTCAAAGCAGGCAATTGCCCTGGTAAGCGCATAAACACTCGGCTCCTGATTATAGGCTTTTTGAAATAACAAGGGATATCGGGCATGCTTCTTTAATCTCTCTACAACCTTATTGACATCAAAGTCCATTTCATTGTGATTATCAATCGGTGCGAGCACTTGTTGCTCGAGTGTGGGATTGCCTCCATCCCAGAACATAGAAGGTTGATAAGCTACATTTAAAAGAGAAGGTGCATTCCTTTCTCCTATCCTGCCGTCAATCCCGATGCTTTTGGGAAGGTTATCTGCAAATAACTTATCCGGCAGATGACAAGTTCCGCAGGAAATGGTGCTGTCTCTAGATAAAATGGGATCGAAAAACAACAATTTACCCAGCTCAATTCTATTCTGC harbors:
- a CDS encoding SCO family protein, giving the protein MVKSKILLLIIGLYVMVACNKAPRQLPILGPKELAERNEKGNIVEDTIYHTIPDFRFRDQDSNWVSLATFNDKIYIADFFFTTCPTICPVMKSNLLKVYDQYKDSNTVSFLSHTIDPLHDSIPVLKDYANRLDINSFKWHLVYGSKDSVYAIAKSYLVSAQEDKEAPGGFIHSGALILIDKKRRIRGYYDGTDDKATAKLIEDIKLLLNEGK
- a CDS encoding cytochrome-c peroxidase: MSCKKGKEAEVMEKANTVITLQLPKGFLYPDIPLDNLPTQNRIELGKLLFFDPILSRDSTISCGTCHLPDKLFADNLPKSIGIDGRIGERNAPSLLNVAYQPSMFWDGGNPTLEQQVLAPIDNHNEMDFDVNKVVERLKKHARYPLLFQKAYNQEPSVYALTRAIACFERTLYGGSSAYDEYSDENPSALTQSQINGMNLFFGEEGECFHCHTGFTFTDNSFRNNGLYSVYADSGRARITQNPSDIGKFKVPSLRNVEKTAPYMHDGSMATLEEVIDHYSKGGHKHPNKSPIIQPLNITDQEKADLISFLKALTDR
- a CDS encoding c-type cytochrome, producing the protein MKASKQLIYLVILFILLASCADGTTGEKTYQKKCSNCHGKEGEGLKKLIPPLSGSDFLIDKKSELPCIVRNGMNDTIIVNGQKFIGSMPGNNELSDIEITNLVNYINRQWGDHSYRSVQEIRIELDRCD
- a CDS encoding T9SS type A sorting domain-containing protein, whose product is MIKIKKSIYSIMMLFAVGTAVAQVPATELAYPRPERIDDFGSAVAVYDHYTVASSEFENDNYYNGGAGTYHGTIRLFSNNQYVRTYTYGNGASIGLGKKNNVAIGSQCIAAGAPSYVTGGASAGLVIIANKLNNGEYHTTLNYHLLPEANDVVSGLQFGDAVATDGDWIAVGAPGRNNSEGGVCMFQRTGYLQWVRRGWIPVTGLQYADYFGKVVKLSGDQLIVTGGSKVYIYKLTNGTWTSVAQLSNVSGYGYSQVDITASHAAASTFGSNGEYIVQLFKKSGTNTWALHQTLTGPARFGLNVAISGQGLIISNNERVYYYQLQGSPFNLIGSIYIPQNNLATGRKDKVTVGNSIDIHNERIIVAAVNTNYTFNDNAGAVFTDSFWNGWANSNNLRSAETEMETASVFSVYPNPSATNVSVTAAGEIVKATATSTTGEVINLGFAEKMLLVDGLNTGLYQIKVETTNGSFTTKFVKQ
- a CDS encoding patatin-like phospholipase family protein → MVLSGGGAKGLGHIGILEVLDEVGLKVDYITGTSMGSIVGALYAMGYSADSIHKIAVSEKWDLLLSNQIPLNYLSPEDKAEYGQYNFELSFEEKRVRMPNGLLEGHMLGLEFARLIQPVADRPKFTDYPIPFKCIATNIETGAVEVLDSGNIANALRASMAIPTFFTPVMYEGKYLIDGGILRNFPVIEAKEMGADIIIGVNVSSAALPANKLHSIANVLFQAMSLAGSVDVERQKKMVDLLIEPDLNRFSVGDFPKAEAIIKVGRAKGDSVRTALLALKDSLNALYPGEFERTVQLPKRPSFSFAEIEVRGLKTYSSSYVIGSLGLECGKPISCEELDKAINQLMGTLNFRKINYEMDFGEDPSENSLIIHVIESSRYTAKLDFNYNTFFKTSFIFKFTAKNLFLQNSRFYTNLSIGDNLRARSQYGKYFGLKRLSQLNLFGTFDQYDVPTTLAIGNVLSISRLSKMNTYSVGLELQRKIANEASAHIGIQNEYSNMRNLVNSANIATYVQSRNFAAYFMLRLNTLNAVNYPSRGWKIYASASQVFNYRYRMANEAGVDIGLVLPDLPLSKQDIKSSFQQVYASIQNYLPLSRTTTLTSSGFAGFTYNTDLTLSHFYGLGGMRENFQRNIPFVGIKEFGHRLSPFLMNNVVNVQLGVQQQLFKVLYIIPRVNVATAGQRINQFTLSDTDPEHFLWGYGITVGFNSPAGPIEMSVFKSNQQQDFLLYINIGYSFFNR
- a CDS encoding NmrA family NAD(P)-binding protein gives rise to the protein MKNYVITGSIGHISKPIAENLIKAGKNVTIITSDVNKVSQIEALGAKVLTGSLEDSQFVKDAFKNAEVVYTMIPPLMKTNDLRGSQLKIASNYAESIRANKIPYVVTLSSIGAHLGKGCGPVDALAAYEKMLDQIPGLNVKHLRPSYFFYNLFNQIGLIKNLGIAGGNFGNSDAKLPLVHTNDIAAAATDELLHLNFKSSSFRYVVSDFRTTQEIVQVLGKAIGKDFPWVEFTDEQQKEGLLNAGLSDSHAEAFTEMGIAIRTGKMFEDLYKHQPALSPAKLENFASEFTFIYNS
- a CDS encoding sterol desaturase family protein, which gives rise to MQAFFAYLYSLNLISLFLLFLVENAAIALMAVLLGFTFDGLLTEMKRLISLKEIYWTFATIFFNTLVTLAGYLLFKYGFIVFHLESDLLNILIDFVVLIFAMDLLMYVFHRAIHKMSFVYRYHDLHHAYDTPTAISLFVLHPIEVMGFGSLWLMLLFAVDFSIYAVMLYLVFNVAMGIIGHLRKEIVPKAVKYNVCFQWLANTGFHVDHHQHEQHNFGFYTKVWDRLFGTLK
- a CDS encoding SDR family NAD(P)-dependent oxidoreductase, whose amino-acid sequence is MRRLEDKVAIVTGAGTGIGEAIAKRFAQEGAKVVVCGFPEDPVSDTVKYIKDEGGEAVVFKGDISEEGNAKACIQTAVDTFGKLDILINNAGVFPEINELTEYSNEAFRYLVKNNIESVFMMTKYALPELQKSKGNIVSAGSEAGKIGIADNTPYGGTKAFIHAFMRGVAIEQARYGVRANCVCPGPINTSWLNTDESGVTEEMVESFVNATAIGRKGTPEEIANVYLFLASDEASYVTGALYSVDGGVTITKGSVGAKADTSMKKEPKGSVRLEHQQKGATFIREPVGKK